One window of the Synechococcus sp. CC9311 genome contains the following:
- a CDS encoding prepilin-type N-terminal cleavage/methylation domain-containing protein, whose product MSQRAKWMIRQFPSTNANRGFTLIELLLSLSLGSMLFVVLLQLIGADLRLGKSMASRLRESAQRRRTLELIRDELAIGSTWMVDPAVSHQWPCAMAGRQPVLAIGLDSAHTQASIQTIVYSVGAAPSPIWRGQVLMRCGPAYGLDGVIRAGGRAQNRVLIDGLPKQGLGFQARLDSQSKVLHLELEQLADGGSGRLRSVAVF is encoded by the coding sequence ATGTCTCAGCGCGCTAAGTGGATGATCAGGCAATTTCCTTCAACAAATGCCAATCGTGGCTTCACGTTGATCGAGCTGCTGCTCTCCCTGAGCCTTGGCAGCATGCTGTTTGTTGTGTTGCTGCAGCTGATCGGCGCTGATCTACGCCTAGGTAAAAGTATGGCGAGTCGTTTGCGTGAATCGGCGCAGCGCCGCCGCACCTTGGAGCTGATTCGTGATGAATTAGCGATTGGCTCTACCTGGATGGTTGATCCTGCTGTCTCCCATCAATGGCCCTGTGCCATGGCTGGCCGGCAGCCCGTGTTGGCGATCGGCTTGGATTCAGCTCACACCCAGGCTTCAATTCAAACCATTGTTTACAGCGTGGGAGCTGCGCCCTCACCGATTTGGCGCGGCCAGGTTTTGATGCGTTGCGGGCCCGCCTACGGACTCGATGGTGTGATCAGGGCAGGGGGTAGGGCCCAAAATCGTGTTCTCATTGATGGATTACCTAAACAGGGTTTGGGGTTTCAAGCTCGCCTTGACTCTCAATCCAAAGTGCTGCATCTCGAGTTAGAGCAGCTGGCTGATGGTGGCTCTGGACGCCTTCGCTCTGTTGCGGTGTTTTGA